A region of Streptomyces sp. WMMC500 DNA encodes the following proteins:
- a CDS encoding LysE family translocator, protein MDTHLLVLFLGVDLLLIATPGPDWLYIVARGLGQGRRAALYAVAGIGTGYAAHTVLAAVGLAAALGAVPGALPALRYAGAAYLVFLAWQLLRSLRRTGGLRAAADGPAGAGPGPATVLRQSLLTALLNPKGLLLYLALIPQFINPDAALPLGVQTAVLGLVHVVNCTLGYVLVALVSARAGSAFGRNPRAARRLSAVSAALLLATAGFTAGAH, encoded by the coding sequence ATGGACACCCACCTGCTGGTGCTGTTTCTCGGCGTCGACCTGCTGCTCATCGCCACCCCCGGGCCCGACTGGCTGTACATCGTCGCCCGCGGCCTCGGCCAGGGCCGCCGGGCGGCGCTGTACGCGGTCGCCGGCATCGGCACCGGCTACGCCGCGCACACCGTGCTCGCCGCGGTCGGCCTCGCGGCGGCCCTGGGGGCGGTGCCCGGGGCCCTGCCCGCGCTGCGCTACGCGGGCGCGGCGTACCTGGTGTTCCTCGCCTGGCAACTCCTGCGCTCGCTGCGCCGCACCGGGGGGCTGCGCGCGGCGGCGGACGGGCCCGCCGGCGCCGGCCCGGGCCCGGCGACGGTGCTGCGGCAGAGCCTGCTCACGGCGCTGCTCAACCCCAAGGGGCTGCTGCTGTACCTGGCGCTGATCCCGCAGTTCATCAACCCCGACGCGGCGCTGCCGCTGGGCGTGCAGACCGCGGTGCTCGGCCTGGTGCACGTCGTCAACTGCACGCTCGGCTACGTGCTGGTGGCGCTGGTCTCCGCCCGCGCCGGCAGCGCCTTCGGCAGGAACCCGCGGGCGGCCCGCCGGCTGAGCGCCGTCTCCGCGGCCCTGCTGCTGGCCACCGCGGGCTTCACGGCCGGCGCCCACTGA
- a CDS encoding Lrp/AsnC family transcriptional regulator — protein sequence MDAIDRAILRELQRDGRLSNTELADRVRLTPSPCLRRVRQLERDGVLRGYRALLDADAVGRGFQAFVTVALAREDRATVAEFERMVQEREEVVEAHRVFGDTDFVLRVAVGDLAAYEKFNTEVLLALPGVARVTSHLTMKTVKEDRGLPVR from the coding sequence ATGGACGCCATCGACCGCGCGATCCTGCGCGAACTGCAGCGGGACGGCCGCCTCAGCAACACCGAGCTCGCCGACCGGGTCCGGCTGACCCCCTCCCCCTGTCTGCGCCGGGTGCGGCAGTTGGAGCGGGACGGCGTGCTGCGCGGCTATCGCGCGCTGCTCGACGCCGACGCCGTCGGCCGCGGCTTCCAGGCGTTCGTCACCGTGGCGCTGGCGCGGGAGGACCGGGCGACGGTGGCCGAGTTCGAGCGCATGGTCCAGGAGCGCGAGGAGGTCGTCGAAGCTCACCGCGTCTTCGGCGACACCGACTTCGTGCTGCGCGTCGCGGTCGGTGACCTGGCCGCGTACGAGAAGTTCAACACCGAGGTGCTGCTCGCACTGCCGGGCGTGGCCCGGGTGACGTCTCATCTGACGATGAAGACCGTGAAGGAGGACCGGGGGCTGCCCGTACGGTGA